In Rosa rugosa chromosome 4, drRosRugo1.1, whole genome shotgun sequence, the genomic stretch TCATTGATATTATTCTAGAGCGCTGCTCCTCTATTTGGTTTAAAGCATTTTAAAACACTACCTAAATTTGTCTGAGTTAGCCGTTAGTAGAACACAAAGTTTATGTCAATTGTTGGCTACATGAAGTGACAGAATGAAACCTGTAACTCATAGAAGTAAAAATATAAGCTGatgaataaaacaaacacaGCTTACACTCTGTTTCAGCAAGTGACAGAATGTTGGCTACATGGTTTAAAGCATTTTAAAACACTACCTAAATTTGTCTGAGTTAGCCGTTAGTAGAACACAAAGTTTATGTCAATTGTTGGCTACATGAAGTGACAGAATGAAACCTGTAACTCATAGAAGTAAAAATATAAGCTGatgaataaaacaaacacaGCTTACACTCTGTTTCAGCAAGTGACAGAATGTTGGCTACATGGTTTAAAGCATTTTAAAACACTACCTAAATTTGTCTGAGTTAGCCGTTAGTAGAACACAAAGTTTATGTCAATTGTTGGCTACATGAAGTGACAGAATGAAACCTGTAACTCATAGAAGTAAAAATATAAGCTGatgaataaaacaaacacaGCTTACACTCTGTTTCAGCAAGTGTAGTTTTTAGATGAGCATCACTTTCAGTTTTTCTATAGTTTTTAGATATCCAAAATACTGGATTTATAAGTATTTATGACCACTCTATTAACAGACCTCTAGGTTTGAGACAGATGAAAGTAGACTTATTCAACTTGAAAGTTTTAGGTAAACTTACTTTGCTTATTCAACTTATGAATCTGCTCCTCCAAGATCTCGGGATTCTTCTTCAAAATCCCCACTTCCCTcaccttctttctttcttcttgttcTGTTAAGTATAAATGACATAAACTGAGAAGCGTATAATAAAAACCTAACAATCAAGAACACCAGAAAAGCATTGTAAATGCTCAACGTTTATAATCTAAAACTTTgcttgaaaaattgagaaagtaTAAATTTGAAGAACTGAAAACAATCTATGAACTAAACTATACATCGATAGAAACCAAGTGCCTAAAGTTTACATCaatgtgaaaaaataaaaataaaaataaaaacattggAAGAATACCTTCCACAGAATCTCAGattacaaacaaaacaaaaaaaagcaaaaaaaaaaaccaacaaatcAGATCCAATACCTTCCACTTCGTTTCTTTCAAGCAAAGAAAAGCtcctctcttcttccttctccttctttcaaGTAAGAAAGATTCCTGTCCTCTCTGTTTGACAAATAACAAAACTTCAAgtacaaataaaaaaaactttataAACCTTAGATCCATAATTAAACCTCAAAATCTCAAGATTATGAACAAATCGAaataaacccatcaaaacaatCAATGCCAATCAATAACAAACCCATATAAACTTTCcgacaaaaaccaaaaaaaaaaaatcataacaataataaaatcTCACCCAAAGTCGTATTCTTTGTAGAGCCTCCAAAGAATATCTCTATCCACAAAAAAATATGATGCAGGTCAATTCTTCTTCCATTTCCTCCACAATCACTCTGCCTCTCCTGCCCCAAATCAATTAGTAGATTGCAGAGATCCAACATGCAGAATCAAATCCAATAGCTTACTGCGAAAAGAAACCAAATAACTTCATCACCGTCCTAATCGAACTGAAACACATAAGAGATTTGAACTGATAACTAAAGCCATAAAAAACAAACCTTCACAATCAGAAATTTTCGCACCCGCCCCTCAGTGTCTAGGAAATTTTACCACTCTCTTTCGCTGCAAATTCCTCTCCCATTTCCCATACAATCACCCTCCTTCTCCTCGCCTAAATCAGTCACACACCCAAAAATCTGTCACAAAAACCCAACAAATAAGTTCTGAATCGAAGAGAAATGGACAGAAATACGACATGCAGAACTCATCACCCAACAACTTCATACCTCCAGATGCGCAAAGCCCAGGCAAgaacgaagagagagagagagaggaaagcaAAGAAACGAAAGGAGATCAGGCGGAGGCTAAAGAAGGCTTTTATCCCTAGGGCTGAAACGAAGGGCAAAACAGTCATTTGACAACGTCAGCTCGGCTCGAGCCGGCACTGTTACTAAGCCGATGAACAGTGAACTCAGAATTAGAAGATATTAAATATGCTAGAACTATCCATGCACCCGTGGAGTTGAGGTTACAAAGAGAATGCGGgaggtttcttttttttttttcttttttttttgggcaaatttCATACTTCTCTTACGATTTAATTTTGCATCCCACACTTTAGTGAATCTTCATCCTACAAGAGACTCATTAGAGCCACATTTTTAATTTATAAAATAATTAACGGAAAAACTAATGATTGGACATGATTGATTAAATTTTAGAATACATGGATGCGTGtgataaaattataaatgtagGGGGTACACACaattagggatggcaaaaatccccagcggggcggagctccattggatacccgcccctaatggggggtgaattcggggacaaatgaggaatggggatggggatctccaatccccgctatctaagattggggatggggcggggatggtattgtgatccccatccccaaacctaccccaataatatatacatatatttaacttatatatattttaatttatttttttgtaatataaatcacaaatatatatatttactactttactttaatggctacaTTTTTACTTTAAtgatgttttgacttttgcactcacttaattatgatttatgaatttaatcatgttttaaatttatttgttgtagattttgattttaaaaaatgtaatatgagaaaaaattattttatttattaaattcttattggggatttggggcaagtttggaggcttagtccccagtggggaCGGGgtcggggaatccccaatatatttttattggggattggagAGGGGATGGGGTAGAGAATGACCCCGGGGATGGGGAtgatattgtgatccccatccccaacccgccccattgccatccctacacACAATTGATTTAAGATGTAAACGTGAGGAAGGTAAAATGAATTAGCCCTAAAATAAACGAAAACATGACCCAACACCTGTGATCCATATATAGATGGACAATTATATTCACCTTTTAAATTATTGGGAGAGTTTAGAGTTTTAGGAGAGTGAGTTCAAATTTTTGGACTTTTATTCTAAATGacaattttcttttcaaaaaaaaattctaaatgacaatttttcaattttaattatgcTCCGAGAGGAAGTCATAGTAACTAAACACTTTCCATGTAATTGCTTTTGAGTATTTCACGCTACTGCAAAATTTTTCTTTACTATaaaatttcctctcaattttgatTTCCAAAATCATTCTACAAGACATAAATCTTAGCACTAACGAGGCTACCATCGCCACAAGCTTATGCAACTACTAACAACCCAACTATTCAAAAACCATTTAAGATCATTATATTAAACATCGATCTAGGAACGGGGATAGGAAACAAACTAATTCGTTATTAAAATTTCAGTTTCAATCAGAAGAGCGCTGGAAGGCATTTGcgatggggtagagaatgaccccggggatggggatgatattgtgatccccatccccaacccgccccattgccatccctacacACAATTGATTTAAGATGTAAACGTGAGGAAGGTAAAATGAATTAGCCCTAAAATAAACGCAAACATGACCCAACACCTGTGATCCATATATAGATGGACAATTATATTCACCTTTTAAATTATTGGGAGAGTTTAGAGTTTTAGGAGAGTGAGTTCAAATTTTTGGACTTTTATTCTAAATGacaattttcttttcaaaaaaaaattctaaatgacaatttttcaattttaattatgcTCCGAGAGGAAGTCATAGTAACTAAACACTTTCCATGTAATTGCTTTTGAGTATTTCACGCTACTGCAAAATTTTTCTTTACTATaaaatttcctctcaattttgatTTCCAAAATCATTCTACAAGACATAAATCTTAGCACTAACGAGGCTACCATCGCCACAAGCTTATGCAACTACTAACAACCCAACTATTCAAAAACCATTTAAGATCATTATATTAAACATCGATCTAGGAACGGGGATAGGAAACAAACTAATTCGTTATTAAAATTTCAGTTTCAATCAGAAGAGCGCTGGAAGGCATTTGTTTGTTCAGGACCTAATCTAAAACTCAAAGTCCCGTTGTACAAGTCGAAGTTGAATTAGCATTGTAGTGTTATATTCTAATTCAATCTGATGCAAATCTATTATGAGGTCACCACTCTCTTGCATATAGTTCAAACTTCTTTTATTGTTATGAACTCAACTTggtaaaatttcaaattttgtttCGTTGCTttatttctttgatttttttttggggggtgaaatttgcacccccaaatttacaaaccacaccccattttatttttttaataatatttcttatcatctcttttgccacttcctaaaacaccctctcccctctctctcttccagaccaccaccaaggtcctctctctctctctctctctctctctctctctaagatgAACTTGGAGAAATGATAGATGGATTTACACTTACGTACATGAAAATCGTCAGAAAACTAGTATCTGCATTTGGCTCAAGTTACAATCTGCTTACCACTGATTATTCATTGAAAAGCAGAGCTTACAATCCTAGACCAAACCACGAAAACAAAAGCTACAACTCGTAAAGGACTCAATATGTTCAAACACCTCAGTAATTCACAAGACCAACCCAACCATCTCTCTAATCAATCTTCACCTCATACacattcttcttctcctcctctttcACCTTAGGAACCACCACCTTGAGAACCCCATTCTTCATTTCAGCCTTGATCGAATCGAGCACATAAAGGTTAGGAGGCAGATCCAATCGGCTAGAGAATCTCctccctccttcttcttcatcctcagGGTCCTTTCCTTCTCCTCTCACAGTCAGTGTGTTCTGCTCCACTGACACCTTCACGTCCCCCCTTGTCCAGCCCTGGCATGTCCCTCCTCAGCAGCAATGCGTCGTCGTTTTCTTTCACGTCCCACCCTCTTCTTGATCCAGCTTCACCGACTCCTCGAGACGCAGCCATGTATGGGTTGTCCATGAATTGGTCCATCAAGTTAAGGACCTGGCTCAGACTTCTTGGCACCTGGTTCAGACTTCTTGCAAGACTCCGAGACTCATCGTAAAATGGATCAAACACATCTGCAATCACATAAACCCAATTGAGAATTGCATAATTAACAAGAACCCAAATGAGGTTTCACATAATTAACAAGAACCCATATGAGGGTTCACATAATAAACAGAAACCCTGTTGAGATTTCATAAAATTAACACAAGCCCAGTGAAGCTTTCACACAATTAAAAGAAACCCAATACGATTTTCACATATTAACACAAACCCAGTTGAGGTTTTAACAATATAGAAAGACCCTCAATTAAagattgagaaaaacaaaaaagaactgAAAGAGAAACTACCTATAGGGTCACGGCGGCGAGAGGGAGAGCTGGTGGTGGTGCGGTCGACGGAGACGCTCCGGTCATCGTCGTCGTAGCTGGTCCTCTGGGCGTTGGTGTTGAAGGAGCGAGAAACAGAGGGAGCTACTGAAACAGAGCGAAGAGGGTTGAAGAGCTTGGAGAAGAGGCTTGGGGATGAGGCCCTTCTGAGAGCGATTGAGATTGACGAAGCCATGGAGCTATGTTAAGAGAGCAAGAATGCAAGAGCAAAATGGGTTTTGGAAATTGATGCAAAGAGTGGTGATGGGCTCATATGGGTTGTCCATGTATGGTTTCCACGGTCAATGAGCGGTTGTTGTGAGGGGGTGGAGGTTGATAATAGCGGTAGCGACGGAGTCCTTGGTGAAGATCGAGAAGATCGGCTTCAGAATGCCAGCGTTCCTGTTGACGTTTCTCTTGGGCTTGACCGCATCGGCGTCTGCTTTGGGCTTCGCCTTCGCCTTCGATTTTGGTGCGGCGGCGACCTTGACGGCGGTTCCTGCAGTGGATGTGGAGGACTTGGCCGGCAGTGGGAAGAAGAACGGGGACCTTGGTGGTGGTctggaagagagagggggagggtGTTTTAGGAAGTGGCAAAAGAGAGAtaagaaatattattaaaaaaataaaatggggtGTGGTTTGTAAATTTGGGGGTGTAATATTTAGAAACTTAATTTTTAAGCTCAATACAATTTGATCTGGTGGTATAAGTCTTCATTCTATAAGTGGGAAGTCATGAATTTGACTCACAAAAATAGTTAttgatatgataaaaaaaaaaacaaaaaattagaaaaataactttttttttttttgaaaaataacttTTTTTCAAGCATTAAATTGATTATTaacctctttaaaaaaaattgaaatctaacctttttataatatgaaatgACATGACTAACCCTAAAACCAAAATACAaagtttcacttttttttttgtattgaaaaaaaaaaaaacagagaaaatttcacttcctctttttttttttgggttcttgacccaaagcaccaaaatagaccaaatttatcccacttaccccagcaacagatttttgttcccactaacccaatttaaattgaaatggcaattttaccctcaatttaattaatatattacaTCATGCCACTATCTCTCATCCTGTACACAGGTACaccgacctctctctctctcgctctctctctctgctacgtactgacctctctctctctctctgcgccaTGGCGGCTCTGAAATTAAAAGCCCACCACCGCCGGACCTTCAGTGCTCCCAGACCCCGCCGGACCTTCACTGAGTGCCGACCCCGATTGGATCAGAAGACGATCCCAGCTTTGCTGCGTTCAGAGCTCGTCGGCGGAAGCATGGCGATCGGATCTTCCAGCCGGAACTCGAACTCTCCTCCAGAAAGCTCCGAATCTGGACCTTCCGTTGATTCTTTGCCGGAGACGAAGACGTAGCTCCTGAAGACTGATTCcctctgcaattttttttttctatctgAGATCGACcgcttcttccttcttcttttttggatgacgtcctttttttttttggacaacgtttttttttttttaatagataaCATGGGGGAAAACGCccataatcaaagaaaaaagaaaaaaaaatgttttatttgggggcaatagacgtctattggggggtaatagacgttttgaattgatataatctttttttttttctttaatcaaagttttgtttgtctaaatttaggaatattagttctcattccgatGACCTaaagttctattagggggcaatagacgtctattggggggcaataaacgtctattgaggcaatagaagtctattggggcaatagaagtctattggggagcaatagaggtctattgcccctctattgggggcaatagatgtctattgggggtaacaaacctttccggtgaggttttcataAAAGTCcggtggccggtgaccggaatccggcgaaagttggccggatactttcgccggattccggcggtcggcggccgggctccggcgaagtcccctatggtttctctctcttccattttctctctctctctctctctctttctctaagttacaaaggtgagggtaaaatggtattaaaaataaataaaaacaaaaaaaaaaatcttaatggagtattagggaatacctccttagagtgttttgggtaagagagaattaaaaatatatactttatggggtaagtgggaaaaaaatctctagaaatgggataaatggacaaaaaccttttttttttttttttctgttttatctTCTTGGCatgaaaaaaatatcaattcaATACTCGACTATAAAATGCAGGCTACTAAGTACTAACCCCATCCTAATATTCTTGAAATCTTTTTAGTTCTTGTAAAGAGAATCAACAATGGATTCCATTGCCTTGACACACAAGCCACATGCAGTTTGCATACCATTCCCGGCTCAAGGCCATAAACCCAATTTTCTGTAGCGGACTCCAGCACCTCTGATCCTCCATCAACACCATACAATGCAAATCCCCTCTCAAAATCCTTTCTCTCTCAAGAGACGCCAAACCGAGGTCGGCATCCCAACAACTCTAGCAGAGCACcactaggatttttttttttttgaataactaTTGTATAATTATTGTTGGAACTCAAATTTTTAGAAGATGCAAAATATACAAGGAAATAGAGTAGAAATTATTGAAAACTATTATAATTGTAATTGAACACTTGAAATGGAGTAAGGCCTCTCTGTTTATTTAATCATCTAGATATATTTATTCATAATAACATGATATTTCCCAGGTGTACTGGTTATTCTTATTACAATTGCGGCCCTTGATTGACATCATTATTATTCCGAGACACTATGAGAGTCGCCTTCAAACCCTGCATGTAATAAAATGTTGAAACAATTAAACTTTCTACCAAGTACTTTAATGTTCTATTTAGTTATAGAGGCTGATAGAGTTCAAGTCATTAAACTTGTTAGTTTTCATACATCATCAACAAGTTTAATTTACTATAAAACAGAAGTACAAATTGGTAATAGGTACTTACTGAGTATACTCAATCTTGATTTTTCCAGCATCAGGATTAGCAATGGCAGAAAAGGCTTCTTTGGAGAGATCTATAGTTCCATGGCATCCAGGAGGACAATAATCGACAATCTTTACGACAACGCTGTTACCCTTGCAAGGTTGTGGTACACCTTGGTTAGTGGCTCCAATGCATTTCACTCTATAGTTCCTTCCGCACGCCGCTCTGTTTCCCCAAATGACATCGCTTGCTGCAGCTATCATCACCCCATCGTTCTGGTATCCATTGCATGACGAAGCTGGACAGATATGAAATATTCATTTGTCAGTTACAATATTGCCTCGATTGCTAGATTAGTAAgttataatttgttttttgtttggttCACATATTGATTTGCGTATGGAAAAATTCGTATACTTACGAACATAGGGAGGTGTATAGAAGGTGGCAGTTCCCTCGGCAGCAAACGTGACTGAGGGAAGACATATAACCACagccaccatcaccaccatgAGAACACGGATTTTGAATCCCATTCTTTCCATAACTGATGGCTAGTAACTTATACTGAAGCAGTACTATGTGGAAGAAAAAGCTTCAATCTCTGTGGAAAAAATTTAAGCGCCTTCCTCCATCTAATATAGGAAAACAAGAAAGTTGAGTACGTCGTGTTACCTGCGTCATTTTACCGACTTTCTGACTAAATCAACAGTATGGTCCATAGCCTTCATTTTCTTATGTAGAACAATTGCCCAGAATATGCCTTCTCTTTTATGCTTTAGTGGAGGAAACTAAAAAGTCTTTACACATGTAAAGACTTTTCTGCCTTC encodes the following:
- the LOC133742064 gene encoding EG45-like domain containing protein; translation: MERMGFKIRVLMVVMVAVVICLPSVTFAAEGTATFYTPPYVPSSCNGYQNDGVMIAAASDVIWGNRAACGRNYRVKCIGATNQGVPQPCKGNSVVVKIVDYCPPGCHGTIDLSKEAFSAIANPDAGKIKIEYTQV